The following nucleotide sequence is from Flavobacteriales bacterium.
GCCAAGCACATCTTCAATGAGATGCCACGAAACTACTTTTTCGTTAAGTGTTTTTCCATGGCTCATTTTCCAAGCGGCATAGCCGTTTACAGCCACACCTACAAGAGCAAAAAGCATCATTCCATCGGCATTGGCCATCTCCGGATGAGATATTCTTTTGGCGGCCTCAACAATTACGAAAACAGAACCCACCACCAAAACCACGCCATTTATTAATGCCCCCAAAAGTGAAAATCGGGCATATCCAAAAGAAAATGAAGCATCGGGTTTTTGCTTGCTTTTTTTATCCAAAAGCCACGCTGTGCCCAGCGAAAGTGTGTCGCCCAAATCATGTATAGCATCCGACAATATGGCCATACTGTTGGTGTAAAATCCGCCAATTACCTCAAAAATAGTAAAGCCAAAATTGAGTAAAAAGGCCAATTTCAAATTTTTGCCTGAATCGTGATGATGGTTGTGAGCCATTTAGCAATAGTACGAAGATTCTGCTCAAAGTGTCCGAAAATGTTTCAATCAAAAAAAAACACAATTTATTTAAAACCCAACTTCCACAACAATGTTATTATTTTTGACCTTTTAAAATTGATATGCCCCTAAAAGTAAAGATTAGCAGAAGTATTATAGTTGCTATTCTAATAATCGTTATCAGTAAAATAGTTTTTGGAATGCTTTCGAAGGCAGCCAAAAAACCACCCATAAAGTCGAGTTTCAGAACCATAAATGTGCTTTCGGCCACGGCTCAAAACAAAAGCGAACATTTGGTGGTAAACCTGAGTGGAAAATTGGTAGCCAAAAACAGAATCGATATTTTTTCGGAAGTAAATGGTTTGTTGCAGTCTCCCAATTTCAGAGAGGGAAATCGGTTTTCGCAAGGTCAAATTTTGGCAAGTATCAACGACAGCGAGATGCAAGCCAGCATAAAATCGCAAAAGAGTATTTTGTTAAACAGCATTGCTCAATTATTGCCCGATTTGGCCATTGATTTTCCGAATGATTTGGCCACTTGGCAAAAATTTCACGCTTCCATTAGTTTCGACAAAAAGCTGCCTGCACTGCCTGAAATCAATGACGAAAAATTGAACATATTTGTCTCGGGCAAAAATGTTTTTACCAATTATTACAACATAAAATCGTTGGAAGAACGCTTGGCAAAATATAAAATCTATGCCCCATTCAGTGGCATTTTGAGTCAGGCCGATATTGACCCGGGAACTTTAGTTAGAGCCGGACAAAAACT
It contains:
- a CDS encoding cation transporter, with amino-acid sequence MAHNHHHDSGKNLKLAFLLNFGFTIFEVIGGFYTNSMAILSDAIHDLGDTLSLGTAWLLDKKSKQKPDASFSFGYARFSLLGALINGVVLVVGSVFVIVEAAKRISHPEMANADGMMLFALVGVAVNGYAAWKMSHGKTLNEKVVSWHLIEDVLGWCVVLVASIVLKIKYLLLLDPILSLFITAYILWNALKRLKETLFTFLQGIPKEIDLVKIEKEILSIHHVQSLHDTHLWSLEGEHHVFSTHLRLENIDSVSQIIQTKKEIKVVLAKYHLKNCTIETELDDESCSMVN
- a CDS encoding HlyD family efflux transporter periplasmic adaptor subunit: MPLKVKISRSIIVAILIIVISKIVFGMLSKAAKKPPIKSSFRTINVLSATAQNKSEHLVVNLSGKLVAKNRIDIFSEVNGLLQSPNFREGNRFSQGQILASINDSEMQASIKSQKSILLNSIAQLLPDLAIDFPNDLATWQKFHASISFDKKLPALPEINDEKLNIFVSGKNVFTNYYNIKSLEERLAKYKIYAPFSGILSQADIDPGTLVRAGQKLGTFIQPNTFELEASIGVDDLKFIKVGNKVELKSSELGKTWQGSILRINESLDAATQSIKVYIGVTDSELKEGQYLTAQVNGSMLNNVVEIPRKYLIENDHLYFIENDSVLTKKKVSIQYLSNESAYLSGVENGTVYLNQTITGGYDGMIVKQIAEKQ